The Triticum dicoccoides isolate Atlit2015 ecotype Zavitan chromosome 6A, WEW_v2.0, whole genome shotgun sequence genome has a window encoding:
- the LOC119318989 gene encoding uncharacterized protein LOC119318989, producing the protein MFHGPAVDLLVWDPVNGDRHVVPNPDINVLIYTAAVFCAAAGCDHLNCHGGPFRVVFLATDDHEEVVKASVYSSVTGAWSEPVSLDDSCECYAQHKRDTSAKRGYYIPYVQPRRVAAIGDAVYFTISRSTAIAKYDCGKNRLSVIDPPPPDTEVYGGFITLMVMEDNSLGLAGVKDFSLHLWSRNVNGAAKWVQCMVIDLEKIMPMAKPLKGNGANVVGFAEGLGVIFVSTTVGLFTIELKSGLVKKVDAPGVYFSVLPYMSFYTPDRGRLLSLARLTEH; encoded by the exons ATGTTCCATGGCCCGGCTGTGGATCTCCTTGTCTGGGACCCCGTCAACGGCGACCGCCACGTGGTGCCCAATCCGGACATCAACGTATTGATCTACACCGCCGCCGTGTTCTGCGCCGCCGCCGGCTGCGACCATCTCAACTGCCACGGCGGCCCCTTCCGCGTGGTCTTCCTGGCCACTGATGACCACGAGGAAGTCGTCAAGGCGAGTGTGTACTCATCTGTGACAGGTGCCTGGAGTGAGCCGGTATCTCTCGACGATAGCTGTGAATGCTATGCCCAGCACAAGCGAGATACAAGTGCAAAAAGAGGGTACTACATACCCTATGTCCAGCCCAGGCGAGTAGCCGCTATTGGAGATGCAGTCTACTTCACAATTTCGCGGTCTACTGCCATTGCCAAGTATGACTGCGGTAAGAATCGATTGTCTGTGATTGACCCACCACCACCAGATACAGAGGTGTACGGTGGTTTCATTACCCTCATGGTGATGGAGGACAATTCACTGGGGCTCGCTGGCGTTAAGGATTTTAGTCTGCATCTCTGGTCAAGGAATGTGAATGGAGCTGCAAAATGGGTACAGTGCATGGTCATTGACCTGGAGAAAATCATGCCCATGGCCAAACCCCTCAAAGGCAATGGAGCCAATGTGGTTGGTTTCGCAGAGGGTCTGGGTGTCATCTTCGTTAGCACAACGGTTGGCTTATTCACGATCGAGCTCAAGTCGGGACTGGTGAAGAAGGTTGATGCACCTGGGGTCTACTTTTCGGTTTTGCCCTACATGAGCTTCTACACTCCTG ACCGTGGTAGATTGTTGTCGCTGGCTAGGCTCACTGAACACTGA